One genomic segment of Amycolatopsis sp. WQ 127309 includes these proteins:
- a CDS encoding CU044_5270 family protein, giving the protein MDELDLIRERAEAVGFATAEDLAPARARLVAATRTGRPRRWFRAAGATTIGLAAAITAVVTLTPADRIGVGAGVANADPVKVLTEAAGAALAEPAAAPHPDQFLYVKTALPEHRTREVWLSVDGTRDGLIDGTKSAGCRDGKAPVYGANDPKLEGTLEDCRPSPAYRADLPATADAMLAYLEAHHSGEKGDANALGKDVVALAYEQALTPASNAALFAAAAKVPGLTALDHVTDGAGRPGVGITWPVPPGSSPEAKPEVLVFDPATHRFLGTADSAVLVKTFVDRVGQRP; this is encoded by the coding sequence ATGGATGAGCTGGACCTGATCCGCGAACGCGCGGAGGCCGTCGGCTTCGCGACGGCGGAGGACCTCGCGCCGGCCCGGGCGCGGCTCGTGGCCGCGACGCGGACCGGACGGCCCCGCCGGTGGTTCCGGGCCGCGGGCGCCACGACGATCGGGCTGGCCGCGGCGATCACCGCCGTCGTCACCCTGACCCCGGCCGACCGGATCGGGGTGGGGGCCGGCGTCGCGAACGCCGATCCGGTGAAGGTGCTGACCGAGGCGGCCGGCGCGGCGCTCGCGGAACCGGCCGCCGCGCCGCACCCCGACCAGTTCCTCTACGTGAAGACGGCGCTTCCGGAGCACCGGACACGCGAGGTCTGGCTCTCGGTGGACGGCACCCGCGACGGCTTGATCGACGGCACGAAGTCCGCCGGCTGCCGAGACGGGAAGGCGCCCGTCTACGGCGCCAACGACCCGAAGCTCGAAGGCACCCTGGAGGACTGCCGCCCCTCCCCCGCCTACCGGGCGGACCTGCCGGCCACGGCCGACGCCATGCTCGCGTACCTCGAAGCCCACCACAGCGGCGAAAAGGGCGACGCGAACGCGCTCGGCAAGGACGTGGTCGCCCTCGCCTACGAGCAGGCCCTCACCCCCGCGTCGAACGCGGCACTGTTCGCGGCGGCGGCGAAGGTGCCGGGCCTGACTGCCCTCGACCACGTCACCGACGGCGCCGGGCGTCCCGGAGTGGGCATCACCTGGCCGGTTCCGCCCGGCTCGTCGCCGGAAGCGAAGCCGGAGGTGCTCGTCTTCGACCCGGCCACACACCGGTTCCTGGGCACGGCCGACAGCGCGGTGCTCGTGAAGACGTTCGTCGACCGGGTCGGCCAGCGTCCCTGA
- a CDS encoding RNA polymerase sigma factor, translating to MTPENPEDDDASVLARSRDEPSLFAVIFDRHARHIHRYLVRRLGPSAADDVLADTFLIAFGKRAKFDLSRPDARPWLYGIATNLVSRRRRMEVRELKLRLALGPPAVADGHADRVADRVTAQALGAKLDRALAVLRPRERDVLLLVAAEGLGYQEVAEALAIPVGTVKSRLSRARAHLRAELGAVDLVKETSHHG from the coding sequence ATGACCCCCGAGAACCCCGAAGACGACGACGCGAGCGTGCTGGCGCGCTCCCGGGACGAGCCGAGCCTGTTCGCGGTCATCTTCGACCGCCACGCCCGGCACATCCACCGCTACCTGGTCCGGCGGCTCGGCCCGTCGGCCGCGGACGACGTGCTCGCGGACACGTTCCTCATCGCGTTCGGCAAGCGCGCGAAGTTCGACCTGTCCCGGCCGGACGCGCGGCCGTGGCTCTACGGCATCGCCACGAACCTCGTCTCGCGCCGCCGGCGGATGGAAGTGCGCGAGCTGAAACTCCGGCTGGCCCTCGGGCCACCGGCCGTGGCGGACGGCCACGCCGACCGGGTCGCCGACCGCGTCACCGCGCAGGCCCTCGGCGCGAAGCTCGACCGGGCGCTGGCCGTGCTGCGCCCCCGCGAGCGGGACGTCCTGCTGCTCGTCGCCGCCGAAGGGCTGGGCTACCAGGAGGTCGCCGAAGCCCTCGCCATCCCCGTCGGCACCGTGAAGTCGCGGCTCAGCCGCGCCCGGGCCCACCTCCGCGCCGAACTCGGCGCCGTCGACCTCGTGAAGGAGACCTCGCACCATGGATGA
- a CDS encoding nuclear transport factor 2 family protein, which translates to MTGHEEMVRAMCAAVDAGDAEAFGSWFAEDATYTFGNGETLSGRDAIVAATAGAAGALPWVRHTVDQVAFAGDDQLFCRFTIETESPEGKPLALPCVTVIWLDGPRIVDYRVHMDISPAFTSSL; encoded by the coding sequence GTGACCGGCCACGAAGAGATGGTGCGCGCGATGTGCGCGGCCGTCGACGCGGGCGACGCCGAGGCGTTCGGCTCCTGGTTCGCCGAAGACGCGACGTACACCTTCGGCAACGGCGAAACCCTGTCGGGCCGCGACGCGATCGTCGCGGCCACGGCGGGGGCCGCCGGCGCGTTGCCCTGGGTCCGGCACACCGTGGACCAGGTGGCTTTCGCCGGAGACGACCAGCTGTTCTGCCGCTTCACCATCGAAACGGAGTCCCCGGAAGGGAAGCCGCTCGCCCTGCCGTGCGTCACGGTCATCTGGCTCGACGGGCCGCGGATTGTCGACTACCGCGTCCACATGGACATCTCCCCGGCCTTCACCTCCTCGCTGTGA
- a CDS encoding cupin domain-containing protein, giving the protein MDTAPKTGHHVIHPGDGTNLGAIGLGIHARLTGADTNGAYSLFEYVVPPGLGGPPTHIHSREDELFTCVQGQVEVELDGERHVLGQGDSLLMPRGVPHVFRNPFDEETRVVAVVSPPGLENYYKELSELPPGRDMKLVAQVMTRYGLSLQK; this is encoded by the coding sequence ATGGACACCGCACCGAAGACCGGCCACCACGTCATCCACCCGGGTGACGGCACGAACCTCGGCGCGATCGGGCTGGGCATCCACGCCCGGCTCACCGGCGCCGACACGAACGGCGCGTACTCGCTGTTCGAGTACGTCGTGCCGCCGGGCCTCGGCGGGCCGCCGACCCACATCCACAGCCGTGAAGACGAGCTGTTCACCTGCGTCCAGGGGCAGGTCGAGGTCGAGCTGGACGGCGAACGGCACGTCCTCGGCCAGGGCGACTCGCTGCTGATGCCGCGCGGGGTGCCGCACGTGTTCCGCAACCCGTTCGACGAGGAGACCCGCGTCGTCGCCGTCGTTTCCCCACCCGGGCTGGAGAACTACTACAAGGAATTGAGCGAGCTGCCGCCCGGGCGCGACATGAAGCTGGTCGCGCAGGTGATGACCCGCTACGGCCTTTCGCTGCAGAAGTGA